The following are encoded together in the Nocardioides okcheonensis genome:
- a CDS encoding PAS domain-containing sensor histidine kinase translates to MADRRRPLGERDSLGESALAQGSARYASMVAHHPHAVFSVDRDGFYTEANAHACAMTGLSLEQMRRTHFADTIHPADHAVMQDAFEHVMTGEPVVVEARVVRVDGAVVDFRCTGIPILEGGEVVGVHGVTEDITREKQVLRELEEANAAKTLFLATVSHELRTPLAALVGATDLLVHADSPAGSGHYLDMVQRASHQLMHLVDELLEFSGLQTHQTVLDVRPFEPRAVVDAVAAWAVPLARERGLDLVLSVDDAVPANAAGDVRRVRQVVANLVRNALTFTATGRVEVRVRTRPHSLDPGDVHAADEWVEFIVTDTGPGIDEEHLRTLFAPFARSTARDARPGAGIGLGLAICRALADLMDGCLQVASTPGEGSTFTFGVPLGRCAPSRTEASAGG, encoded by the coding sequence ATGGCGGATCGACGGCGCCCGCTCGGGGAGCGGGACTCGCTCGGCGAGAGCGCGTTGGCCCAGGGCAGCGCGCGCTACGCGTCGATGGTCGCCCACCACCCGCACGCGGTGTTCTCGGTCGACCGCGACGGCTTCTACACCGAGGCCAACGCGCACGCCTGCGCGATGACCGGCCTGAGCCTGGAGCAGATGCGGCGGACGCACTTCGCCGACACGATCCACCCCGCCGACCACGCGGTGATGCAGGACGCCTTCGAGCACGTCATGACCGGTGAGCCGGTCGTGGTCGAGGCGCGCGTCGTGCGGGTCGACGGCGCCGTCGTCGACTTCCGCTGCACCGGCATCCCGATCCTCGAGGGCGGGGAGGTGGTCGGCGTCCACGGCGTCACCGAGGACATCACCCGGGAGAAGCAGGTGCTGCGCGAGCTCGAGGAGGCCAACGCCGCCAAGACGCTGTTCCTCGCGACCGTCAGCCACGAGCTGCGCACCCCGCTGGCCGCCCTCGTCGGCGCCACCGACCTGCTGGTCCACGCCGACTCCCCCGCCGGGTCGGGCCACTACCTCGACATGGTCCAGCGCGCCAGCCACCAGCTGATGCACCTGGTCGACGAGCTGCTGGAGTTCTCCGGGCTGCAGACCCACCAGACCGTGCTCGACGTACGCCCCTTCGAGCCGCGCGCGGTCGTCGACGCGGTCGCCGCGTGGGCGGTCCCGCTCGCCCGGGAGCGCGGGCTCGACCTCGTGCTGTCGGTCGACGACGCGGTGCCGGCGAACGCTGCCGGTGACGTGCGCCGGGTGCGGCAGGTCGTGGCCAACCTGGTGCGCAACGCGCTGACCTTCACCGCGACCGGACGGGTCGAGGTGCGGGTCCGGACCCGCCCGCACTCCCTCGACCCCGGCGACGTCCACGCCGCCGACGAGTGGGTCGAGTTCATTGTCACCGACACCGGTCCCGGCATCGACGAGGAGCACCTCCGCACGCTCTTCGCGCCGTTCGCCCGCTCGACGGCCCGCGACGCCCGCCCCGGGGCCGGGATCGGGCTGGGGCTGGCGATCTGCCGTGCGCTCGCGGACCTGATGGACGGGTGCCTGCAGGTGGCGTCGACGCCCGGCGAGGGCAGCACCTTCACCTTCGGCGTGCCGCTCGGCCGGTGCGCGCCGTCGCGCACGGAGGCGTCAGCCGGCGGCTGA
- a CDS encoding amidohydrolase, with protein sequence MADSPSTLVIAETVDKYADDLLAMRRDLHAHPELSWTESRTSDVVESALEGCGWTVTRPDGGGVLAEIGSGGGLVALRADLDALPVDDLTSDPWKSTVPGVAHACGHDVHTTGLVGAGLALAEVAARGLLPGRVRLVFQPAEEVMPGGALHLISSGALAGVDHIFGLHCDPSLDVGRVGLREGPLTGAADALTVKLTGKGGHTSRPHLTEDLTFALGKVITELPAILSRRLDPRAGVSVVWGAVRAGQAHNVIPHTGVVAGTVRMLDAVAWADAEHLIRQLITTIIAPYGVAAEVTYQRGVPPVVNHPVSTAMLGTAVDAVLGRHGHVSTAQSLGGEDFGWYLDSLPGAMARLGTRTPGGPTYDLHQGNLRVDEAATGIAARVLAEAAVTALSAAG encoded by the coding sequence ATGGCCGATTCCCCCTCCACGCTCGTCATCGCCGAGACCGTCGACAAGTACGCCGACGACCTGCTCGCGATGCGTCGCGACCTGCACGCCCACCCCGAGCTCAGCTGGACCGAGTCCCGCACCTCCGACGTCGTCGAGTCCGCCCTCGAGGGCTGCGGCTGGACCGTCACCCGCCCCGACGGCGGGGGAGTGCTCGCCGAGATCGGCAGCGGCGGCGGGCTGGTGGCGCTGCGGGCCGACCTCGACGCCCTGCCCGTCGACGACCTCACCTCCGACCCGTGGAAGAGCACCGTGCCGGGCGTGGCCCACGCGTGCGGCCACGACGTGCACACGACCGGCCTGGTCGGGGCCGGCCTCGCGCTGGCCGAGGTCGCCGCGCGGGGGCTGCTGCCGGGTCGGGTGCGGCTGGTCTTCCAGCCTGCCGAGGAGGTCATGCCCGGCGGCGCGCTGCACCTGATCAGCAGCGGGGCGCTGGCCGGGGTCGACCACATCTTCGGCCTGCACTGCGACCCCAGCCTCGACGTCGGACGCGTCGGGCTGCGTGAGGGTCCGCTCACCGGCGCCGCCGACGCGCTGACCGTCAAGCTCACCGGGAAGGGCGGGCACACGTCGCGCCCGCACCTCACCGAGGACCTCACCTTCGCGCTCGGGAAGGTCATCACCGAGCTGCCCGCGATCCTCAGCCGCCGCCTCGACCCGCGCGCCGGGGTCAGCGTGGTGTGGGGAGCCGTGCGCGCCGGGCAGGCCCACAACGTCATCCCGCACACCGGTGTCGTCGCCGGCACCGTGCGGATGCTCGACGCGGTCGCGTGGGCCGACGCCGAGCACCTCATCCGCCAGCTGATCACCACGATCATCGCTCCCTACGGCGTCGCCGCCGAGGTCACCTACCAGCGCGGCGTGCCGCCGGTCGTCAACCACCCGGTCTCGACCGCCATGCTCGGCACCGCCGTCGACGCCGTGCTGGGCCGCCACGGCCACGTGTCCACCGCCCAGAGCCTCGGCGGGGAGGACTTCGGCTGGTACCTCGACTCGCTGCCCGGCGCGATGGCGCGCCTCGGCACCCGCACGCCAGGCGGCCCCACCTACGACCTGCACCAGGGCAACCTGCGCGTCGACGAGGCCGCGACCGGCATCGCGGCGCGCGTGCTGGCCGAGGCGGCGGTCACCGCCCTGTCAGCCGCCGGCTGA
- a CDS encoding ABC transporter permease, whose amino-acid sequence MTDTDKPQPDPTPEPGTPEPGDTKVDAAEDASAAPRERSSSVLREIASGDALSGVLAVLLAFLVGSVMIASTDANVRETIGYVTARPSDFFSAVWDAVSGAYSAMFRGAVFNNLVDDPAQQWRPLTETLKFAGPLILGGLGVGIAFRAALFNIGGRGQMLLGGGAAAWVGFQLDLPMIVHLPLAILVGMVVGGLWGGLAGLLKARTGAHEVIVTIMLNYVAYYLLFWALTKEWLLATPGSVNPKSPPMKESAILPKVLGDRFNLHLGFVLALVAVLVVWWLLSRSTLGYRIRAVGENPNAARASGINVGRTYVVVMMIAGSLLGLAGVNQVLGTVTSGVSTDIDAGIGFDAITVALLGRSRPLGILAAGILFGAFKAGGFTMQASENISVDLVLVVQSLIVLFLAAPPLVRAIFRLPAQEAK is encoded by the coding sequence GTGACCGACACCGACAAGCCCCAGCCCGACCCGACCCCCGAGCCCGGCACCCCCGAGCCCGGAGACACGAAGGTCGACGCGGCCGAGGACGCCAGCGCCGCGCCCCGCGAGCGCTCCAGCAGCGTGCTGCGCGAGATCGCGTCCGGCGACGCGCTGTCCGGCGTGCTCGCGGTCCTCCTCGCCTTCCTCGTCGGCTCGGTGATGATCGCCAGCACCGACGCGAACGTGCGCGAGACGATCGGCTACGTCACCGCCCGGCCGAGCGACTTCTTCAGCGCCGTCTGGGACGCCGTCTCCGGCGCCTACAGCGCGATGTTCCGCGGCGCGGTCTTCAACAACCTCGTCGACGACCCGGCCCAGCAGTGGCGTCCGCTCACCGAGACGCTGAAGTTCGCCGGACCGCTGATCCTCGGCGGCCTCGGCGTCGGCATCGCGTTCCGCGCCGCGCTGTTCAACATCGGTGGCCGCGGCCAGATGCTGCTCGGCGGCGGCGCCGCGGCGTGGGTGGGCTTCCAGCTCGACCTGCCGATGATCGTCCACCTGCCGCTCGCCATCCTCGTCGGCATGGTCGTCGGCGGCCTGTGGGGCGGCCTGGCCGGACTGCTGAAGGCCCGCACCGGCGCACACGAGGTGATCGTCACGATCATGCTCAACTACGTCGCCTACTACCTGCTGTTCTGGGCGCTCACCAAGGAGTGGCTGCTCGCCACCCCGGGGTCGGTCAACCCGAAGTCGCCGCCCATGAAGGAGTCGGCGATCCTCCCCAAGGTGCTGGGCGACCGGTTCAACCTGCACCTCGGCTTCGTGCTGGCGCTCGTCGCCGTGCTCGTCGTGTGGTGGCTGCTCTCCCGCTCCACCCTCGGCTACCGCATCCGCGCCGTCGGCGAGAACCCGAACGCCGCGCGCGCGTCGGGCATCAACGTCGGGCGCACCTACGTCGTCGTGATGATGATCGCGGGCTCGCTCCTCGGCCTCGCGGGCGTCAACCAGGTGCTCGGCACCGTCACCAGCGGCGTCTCGACCGACATCGACGCGGGCATCGGCTTCGACGCCATCACCGTGGCGCTGCTCGGTCGCTCGCGCCCGCTCGGCATCCTCGCCGCGGGCATCCTGTTCGGCGCGTTCAAGGCGGGCGGCTTCACCATGCAGGCCTCCGAGAACATCTCGGTCGACCTGGTCCTGGTCGTCCAGTCGCTGATCGTCCTCTTCCTCGCCGCGCCGCCCCTGGTGCGCGCCATCTTCCGGCTCCCCGCCCAGGAGGCCAAGTGA
- a CDS encoding ABC transporter permease: MSTVTEQPTPESGGLAPDPAVTPVRTAGTRKLPVVLGAITVLLALRLLLTSRSGDTTFRLATDSDFVTLPDIVVPAVATAWVMLVVCLALTAEAVRRMLAHVRQPMWLPIAFAVAWMVGFLGWEAAGSRIQVVSLLGGAISLAIPLVFGALGGVLGERAGVVNIAIDGQLLFGAFAAAVTASLTGSLWAGLVAAMVAGALIALVLGLFAITYFVDQVIVGVVLNVLVVGMTNFLFRQVLTPNADSLNSPERFRAVPLPVLGDIPLIGPILFRQTALVYVLYAVVALVAFALYRTRWGLRVRAVGEHPKAADTVGIKVNRTRYRTILLAGAIAGMGGAYFSLVSVAGFNREMTGGAGYIALAAVIFGKWDPIRATLAALLFGFASNLQGVLSAIGSDIPSQFMLMLPYLVTIFAVAGLVGRSRPPAADGVPYKSQ; encoded by the coding sequence GTGAGCACCGTGACCGAGCAGCCGACGCCCGAGAGCGGCGGCCTCGCCCCCGACCCCGCCGTCACGCCCGTCCGCACCGCCGGCACCCGCAAGCTGCCGGTCGTGCTGGGCGCGATCACCGTGCTCCTCGCGCTCCGGTTGCTGCTGACCTCCCGCTCGGGCGACACGACGTTCCGGCTGGCGACCGACAGCGACTTCGTGACGCTGCCCGACATCGTCGTCCCGGCCGTCGCCACCGCCTGGGTGATGCTGGTGGTGTGCCTGGCGCTCACCGCGGAGGCCGTGCGCCGGATGCTCGCCCACGTCCGCCAGCCGATGTGGCTGCCGATCGCCTTCGCGGTGGCCTGGATGGTCGGCTTCCTCGGCTGGGAAGCCGCGGGCAGCCGGATCCAGGTCGTCAGCCTCCTCGGCGGCGCCATCTCGCTGGCGATCCCGCTCGTGTTCGGCGCCCTCGGCGGCGTGCTCGGTGAGCGCGCCGGCGTCGTCAACATCGCCATCGACGGCCAGCTGCTGTTCGGCGCCTTCGCCGCGGCGGTCACCGCGTCCCTCACCGGGTCGTTGTGGGCCGGCCTGGTGGCCGCGATGGTCGCCGGCGCCCTGATCGCGCTGGTCCTCGGGCTCTTCGCGATCACCTACTTCGTCGACCAGGTCATCGTCGGCGTCGTGCTCAACGTGCTGGTCGTCGGCATGACGAACTTCCTGTTCCGCCAGGTCCTGACGCCCAACGCCGACTCGCTCAACTCCCCCGAGCGGTTCCGCGCGGTGCCGCTGCCGGTGCTCGGCGACATCCCGCTCATCGGTCCGATCCTGTTCCGCCAGACCGCGCTGGTCTACGTGCTCTACGCCGTGGTCGCGCTGGTCGCCTTCGCCCTCTACCGCACCCGGTGGGGCCTGCGCGTCCGCGCCGTCGGCGAGCACCCGAAGGCCGCCGACACGGTGGGCATCAAGGTCAACCGGACCCGCTACCGCACGATCCTGCTCGCCGGCGCGATCGCGGGCATGGGCGGCGCGTACTTCAGCCTCGTCTCGGTCGCCGGCTTCAACCGCGAGATGACCGGCGGCGCCGGCTACATCGCGCTCGCCGCCGTGATCTTCGGCAAGTGGGACCCGATCCGCGCCACGCTGGCGGCGCTGCTGTTCGGCTTCGCGTCCAACCTGCAGGGCGTGCTGTCGGCGATCGGCTCCGACATCCCGAGCCAGTTCATGCTGATGCTCCCCTACCTCGTCACCATCTTCGCGGTGGCGGGCCTGGTAGGCCGGTCGCGGCCGCCCGCGGCCGACGGGGTGCCCTACAAGTCGCAGTAG
- the scpA gene encoding methylmalonyl-CoA mutase: protein MSIPKNFADVALGGFEARSARTSTTESAGESWASPEGIDILPVYGPEHLEGLDGLDTWPGLAPFLRGPYPTMYTTQPWTIRQYAGFSTAEESNAFYRRNLAAGQKGLSVAFDLATHRGYDSDHPRVRGDVGMAGVAIDSIYDTRTLFDGIPLDEMSVSMTMNGAVLPVLALYIAAAEEQGVKPEQLAGTIQNDILKEFMVRNTYIYPPAPSMRIISDIFAFTSQRMPRFNSISISGYHIQEAGATADLELAYTLADGVEYIRAGLGTGMTIDQFAPRLSFFWAIGMNFFMEVAKMRAARALWARLVDDFDPQNPKSRSLRTHSQTSGWSLTAQDVFNNVGRTCIEAMAATQGHTQSLHTNALDEAIALPTDFSARIARNTQLLLQQESGTTQVVDPWAGSYYVEKLTHDLAERAWGHIQEAERAGGMAKAIEQGIPKMRIEEAAARTQARIDAGHQKVIGVNTYRLAAEDKLDVLRVDNDDVYRQQVAKLERLRAERDDDDVRRTLDAITASAERGPAGDGSLDGNLLALAVDAARAKATVGEISDALEKVYGRHQAVIRTISGVYRDEAGTAPGGKVAEVIAATEEFEAEEGRRPRILVAKMGQDGHDRGQKVVVTAFADLGFDVDVGPLFSTPEEVAQQAVDADVHVVGVSSLAAGHLTLLPALKQALAEQGRPDIMVVIGGVIPPDDVETLREMGAAAVFLPGTVIAESALDLIARLREQHGAGPGA, encoded by the coding sequence GTGAGCATCCCGAAGAACTTCGCCGACGTCGCCCTCGGAGGTTTCGAGGCTCGCTCCGCTCGCACCTCAACCACCGAGAGCGCTGGCGAGTCCTGGGCCAGCCCGGAGGGGATCGACATCCTCCCGGTCTACGGTCCCGAGCACCTCGAGGGCCTCGACGGCCTCGACACCTGGCCGGGCCTCGCGCCGTTCCTGCGCGGGCCCTACCCGACGATGTACACCACCCAGCCGTGGACGATCCGGCAGTACGCCGGCTTCTCCACCGCCGAGGAGTCCAACGCCTTCTACCGCCGCAACCTCGCGGCCGGGCAGAAGGGGCTCTCGGTCGCCTTCGACCTCGCCACCCACCGCGGCTACGACTCCGACCACCCGCGGGTGCGCGGCGACGTCGGCATGGCGGGCGTGGCGATCGACTCGATCTACGACACCCGCACCCTCTTCGACGGCATCCCGCTCGACGAGATGTCGGTGTCGATGACGATGAACGGCGCCGTGCTGCCCGTGCTCGCGCTCTACATCGCGGCGGCGGAGGAGCAGGGGGTCAAGCCGGAGCAGCTCGCGGGGACCATCCAGAACGACATCCTCAAGGAGTTCATGGTCCGCAACACCTACATCTACCCGCCGGCCCCGAGCATGCGGATCATCAGCGACATCTTCGCCTTCACCTCGCAGCGGATGCCGCGCTTCAACTCGATCTCGATCTCCGGCTACCACATCCAGGAGGCCGGGGCGACGGCCGACCTCGAGCTGGCCTACACGCTGGCCGACGGCGTCGAGTACATCCGCGCCGGCCTCGGCACCGGGATGACGATCGACCAGTTCGCGCCGCGGCTGTCGTTCTTCTGGGCGATCGGGATGAACTTCTTCATGGAGGTCGCCAAGATGCGGGCGGCCCGGGCGCTGTGGGCGCGGCTGGTCGACGACTTCGACCCGCAGAACCCCAAGTCGCGCTCGCTGCGCACCCACAGCCAGACCTCCGGCTGGTCGCTGACCGCGCAGGACGTCTTCAACAACGTCGGGCGCACCTGCATCGAGGCGATGGCCGCGACCCAGGGCCACACCCAGTCGCTGCACACCAACGCCCTCGACGAGGCGATCGCGCTGCCCACCGACTTCTCGGCACGCATCGCGCGCAACACCCAGCTCCTGCTGCAGCAGGAGTCCGGCACCACCCAGGTCGTCGACCCGTGGGCGGGCTCCTACTACGTCGAGAAGCTCACCCACGACCTCGCCGAGCGCGCGTGGGGGCACATCCAGGAGGCCGAGCGCGCCGGCGGCATGGCGAAGGCGATCGAGCAGGGCATCCCCAAGATGCGCATCGAGGAGGCCGCCGCCCGCACCCAGGCGCGGATCGACGCCGGCCACCAGAAGGTGATCGGCGTCAACACCTACCGCCTCGCCGCCGAGGACAAGCTCGACGTGCTCCGCGTCGACAACGACGACGTCTACCGCCAGCAGGTCGCCAAGCTCGAGCGGCTGCGCGCCGAGCGCGACGACGACGACGTGCGCCGCACCCTGGACGCGATCACGGCGAGCGCCGAGCGCGGTCCGGCCGGGGACGGCTCGCTCGACGGCAACCTGCTCGCGCTCGCCGTCGACGCGGCGCGCGCCAAGGCCACGGTCGGGGAGATCTCCGACGCGCTGGAGAAGGTCTACGGCCGCCACCAGGCGGTGATCCGTACGATCAGCGGCGTGTACCGCGACGAGGCAGGCACCGCCCCCGGCGGCAAGGTCGCCGAGGTCATCGCCGCCACGGAGGAGTTCGAGGCCGAGGAGGGCCGCCGCCCCCGCATCCTGGTCGCCAAGATGGGCCAGGACGGCCACGACCGCGGTCAGAAGGTCGTGGTGACCGCGTTCGCCGACCTCGGCTTCGACGTCGACGTGGGGCCGCTGTTCTCCACGCCCGAGGAGGTCGCCCAGCAGGCGGTCGACGCCGACGTGCACGTCGTGGGCGTCTCCTCGCTGGCGGCCGGCCACCTCACCCTGCTGCCGGCGCTCAAGCAGGCGCTGGCCGAGCAGGGGCGTCCGGACATCATGGTCGTCATCGGCGGCGTGATCCCGCCCGACGACGTCGAGACGCTCCGGGAGATGGGCGCCGCCGCGGTCTTCCTCCCCGGCACCGTCATCGCCGAGTCGGCCCTCGACCTGATCGCCCGGCTGCGCGAGCAGCACGGGGCCGGCCCGGGAGCCTGA
- a CDS encoding methylmalonyl-CoA mutase family protein, with product MTDPDRGLDGGLDEPEELQPEEGSLRLVGDGDAYDVHAWEAATAAVLRKARRLGEDAPDADVWGALTRTTLDGIEVPPIGQPSDLEGRTTAGRPTRSGPWDVRTQVEVVDARATNEAILQDLENGATSVLLHLDGDDAPDWAAVLDGVLLDLAPVVLDRPSLAQVESFAAFLEGVEGALHPATNLSLDPQTLEMLPHPVREDGVTGRSLLVPVVRRAMQLGVRALVVDGTALHDQGASDAQELGWTAATGVAYLRLLADEGFSAEHAARFVELRLAATDEQFPTIAKLRAARRVWARVLEASGVAGADGAVSLHAVTSRPMTSKQDPWVNMLRGTVAAFAAGVGGADAVTVVPFDERLGMPDAFGRRIARNTSSLLIEESHVAAVTDPAGGSYAVERLTDDLAVAAWAELGRIEAAGGAFADEARAGVKERYRAVRAARDAQVADRSRPITGVSEFPNLGEVLPERDPVPFRHARHYDWAFQDMRSEPAERPAFLATMGPVAAHTARATFATNLLAAGGVAVEAAGATASVDDVTAAYAGQPVAVLAGTDAAYAEWGGDLVAALRAAGASYVVLAGKPGERTVTDVDDSCALGVDALGFLGRIREELSK from the coding sequence ATGACAGACCCCGATCGCGGCCTGGACGGCGGGCTCGACGAGCCCGAGGAGCTGCAGCCCGAGGAGGGCTCGCTCCGGCTGGTGGGCGACGGCGACGCCTACGACGTCCACGCCTGGGAGGCCGCCACCGCTGCGGTGCTGCGCAAGGCCCGCCGGCTCGGTGAGGACGCGCCCGACGCCGACGTGTGGGGCGCGCTGACCCGCACCACGCTCGACGGCATCGAGGTGCCCCCGATCGGCCAGCCGTCCGACCTCGAGGGGCGCACGACCGCCGGTCGCCCGACCCGCTCCGGCCCCTGGGACGTCCGCACCCAGGTCGAGGTCGTCGACGCCCGCGCCACCAACGAGGCCATCCTCCAGGACCTCGAGAACGGCGCCACCTCCGTGCTGCTGCACCTCGACGGCGACGACGCCCCCGACTGGGCCGCCGTGCTCGACGGGGTGCTGCTCGACCTCGCGCCCGTCGTGCTCGACCGCCCGTCGCTCGCCCAGGTCGAGTCGTTCGCCGCCTTCCTGGAGGGCGTGGAGGGTGCGCTGCACCCGGCCACCAACCTGTCCCTCGACCCGCAGACGCTCGAGATGCTGCCGCACCCGGTGCGCGAGGACGGCGTGACGGGTCGCAGCCTGCTCGTCCCCGTCGTGCGCCGCGCGATGCAGCTCGGCGTCCGGGCGCTCGTGGTCGACGGCACCGCGCTCCACGACCAGGGCGCGAGCGACGCGCAGGAGCTCGGCTGGACCGCCGCGACCGGCGTCGCGTACCTCCGCCTGCTCGCCGACGAGGGCTTCTCCGCCGAGCACGCCGCGCGGTTCGTCGAGCTCCGCCTGGCCGCGACCGACGAGCAGTTCCCCACGATCGCCAAGCTCCGCGCGGCCCGGCGCGTCTGGGCGCGGGTGCTGGAGGCGAGTGGAGTGGCGGGCGCCGACGGCGCGGTGTCGCTGCACGCCGTGACCAGCCGCCCGATGACCAGCAAGCAGGACCCGTGGGTCAACATGCTGCGCGGCACCGTCGCCGCGTTCGCGGCCGGTGTCGGCGGCGCCGACGCGGTCACGGTCGTCCCCTTCGACGAGCGGCTGGGCATGCCCGACGCGTTCGGTCGCCGGATCGCCCGCAACACCTCCTCCCTGCTGATCGAGGAGTCCCACGTCGCCGCGGTCACCGACCCCGCCGGTGGGTCCTACGCCGTGGAGCGGCTGACCGACGACCTCGCGGTCGCCGCCTGGGCCGAGCTCGGCCGGATCGAGGCAGCGGGCGGGGCGTTCGCCGACGAGGCCCGCGCGGGGGTGAAGGAGCGCTACCGCGCGGTCCGCGCGGCGCGCGACGCCCAGGTCGCCGACCGCTCGCGCCCGATCACCGGCGTCTCGGAGTTCCCGAACCTCGGCGAGGTGCTGCCCGAGCGGGACCCCGTCCCGTTCCGCCACGCCCGCCACTACGACTGGGCGTTCCAGGACATGCGGAGCGAGCCCGCCGAGCGCCCGGCCTTCCTCGCCACGATGGGCCCGGTCGCCGCCCACACCGCGCGAGCCACCTTCGCCACCAACCTGCTCGCCGCCGGCGGCGTCGCCGTCGAGGCGGCCGGCGCCACCGCGTCCGTGGACGACGTGACGGCGGCCTACGCCGGTCAGCCGGTCGCCGTGCTCGCCGGCACCGACGCGGCCTACGCCGAGTGGGGAGGCGACCTCGTCGCCGCGCTGCGGGCGGCCGGGGCGTCCTACGTGGTGCTCGCCGGCAAGCCGGGCGAGCGGACCGTGACCGACGTCGACGACTCGTGCGCCCTGGGGGTCGACGCGCTCGGCTTCCTCGGCCGGATCCGAGAGGAGCTCTCGAAGTGA
- the meaB gene encoding methylmalonyl Co-A mutase-associated GTPase MeaB produces MPRPVDVDALVAGVRDGQRAAVSRAITVVESSRAEHRLAARELLTALAEVERPPAVRVGISGVPGVGKSTFIESLGGRLTAAGHRVGVLAVDPSSVRTGGSVLGDKTRMSTLAVDPRAFIRPSPSAGTLGGVARATAQAMLVLEAAGHDVVLVETVGVGQSEVTVSRMVDTFLFLTLARTGDQLQGIKKGILEIVDVVAVNKADAQGGQDHAADARVAARELAGALRLVRGHDEWAPPVVTCSGLTGDGVDDVWDRIGQHRDHLGADGLARKRAEQQLEFTWALVRDELDQRLRSSAGVAAVRDDVRRAVLAGELPAPLAADRLLAAYDADPR; encoded by the coding sequence ATGCCCCGTCCGGTCGACGTCGACGCCCTCGTCGCGGGGGTGCGGGACGGGCAGCGTGCCGCCGTCTCGCGCGCCATCACCGTGGTGGAGTCCTCGCGCGCCGAGCACCGGCTCGCGGCCCGCGAGCTGCTGACCGCGCTGGCCGAGGTCGAGCGTCCGCCGGCGGTGCGCGTCGGGATCTCCGGCGTCCCCGGGGTCGGCAAGTCCACCTTCATCGAGTCCCTCGGCGGACGGTTGACGGCGGCCGGCCACCGGGTCGGCGTGCTGGCGGTCGACCCGTCCTCGGTGCGCACCGGCGGCTCGGTGCTCGGCGACAAGACCCGCATGTCGACGCTGGCGGTCGACCCCCGGGCCTTCATCCGGCCCTCGCCGTCGGCCGGCACGCTGGGCGGCGTCGCCCGCGCGACCGCCCAGGCGATGCTGGTCCTGGAGGCGGCCGGCCACGACGTCGTGCTCGTCGAGACCGTCGGCGTCGGCCAGTCCGAGGTCACCGTGTCGCGGATGGTCGACACCTTCTTGTTCCTCACCCTCGCCCGCACCGGCGACCAGCTCCAGGGCATCAAGAAGGGCATCCTCGAGATCGTCGACGTGGTGGCGGTCAACAAGGCCGACGCCCAGGGCGGGCAGGACCACGCGGCGGACGCCCGGGTCGCCGCCCGCGAGCTGGCGGGCGCGCTGCGGCTGGTCCGCGGCCACGACGAGTGGGCGCCGCCCGTGGTGACCTGCTCCGGACTCACCGGCGACGGCGTCGACGACGTCTGGGACCGTATCGGCCAGCACCGCGACCACCTCGGCGCCGACGGGCTGGCCCGCAAGCGCGCCGAGCAGCAGCTGGAGTTCACCTGGGCGCTGGTCCGCGACGAGCTCGACCAGCGGCTGCGCTCCTCCGCGGGGGTCGCCGCGGTGCGCGACGACGTACGCCGCGCGGTGCTCGCCGGTGAGCTCCCTGCGCCCCTCGCGGCGGACCGGCTGCTCGCGGCCTACGACGCCGATCCCCGCTGA